Within the Candidatus Glassbacteria bacterium genome, the region CTGTTGCGGTAACGGATCCGTACCGCGGGGATTTCGAACGGATTGACCACGGTCAGCGCGTTTTTCTCATCGCTCCTGTAAAAGGTCAGCATCGGGATAACCGTGCGCCAGTTGGTGTTGCCCACCGGCCCCCCGTCGACTATCCCGTAGTTGACCTGGAACGGCTCCCACGGATTGGGGCTGAACGGAGCCTCTGCGATCGGCGCCCAGGCGCTGTAACCCCAGGTCGGCAGCGGCAGGAGCTGGACCATTTTCAACGAACGGTCCTCTCCGCTCTGCTTGACCGCTTTGATGGTCCAGCGAAGGTGGTCCGCATGCAGTTCCATTCGTTCGGCCACCACGAAATCCGCGCCCGGAAAACTTTTCTCGAACGTGATTACCGCCCTGCCATCGCCTTCCTCGACCTTGAAACCGCTTATCGTTCCCGGATCGTTGAGATCGGAATAAGCTTTCTGCTTCAGCTCATCGTAAATCAACACTCCGCCGATCCGCTCGCCGACAGGCACATCTTCCACCGGCCAGACCACCGCGGCGATCTGGTTGCAGTAATCGACACCATCTTCGAGATTCACCAGACGGCGGATTGTGCCGTCCCGCCCGGAGACTGCCACCGCGAGACTGCCGTTATCGAGGACGGTCAAATCTCCATCGACGCTTACAGCTACCGCCGCTGTCGCCGGTGTTACCGCAATCATAAAAAATGCAAGAACAAGCAGAGCTCGGATCAGGCTTACCGGCAGTTTTTTGCCGTCCATGTTATCTCCCTGGGTTTATAGGTGAAAATTAGGCTGGCCTTACCTGGAAAGTATGATAAATTGATAGCAGACTCAACCTTGCCGATGAAGATAATAATTATTTTAGAAATATCTTGTGTCAACCAAAGAAGATTATTATAATGAACTGCAAGAGCTGAGAATGATACTCTTTCTCATTGCTGGAGATTAATAATGCTGGTTTTCAGGTATTCATCTTTTCTCCTCTCCTTGTTTTTTTGCGCTTGCACCGGGAGCGGAAACGAATCCGTACCAGCCGCTCAAAAGAGCAGGCCCCTGGTTGCCGCCACTACCACGATTGTGGCCGACATCGCCGCTAACGTGGCCGGCGGACGCATGGATGTGATCAGCATCATGAAAGCCGGTGAGGACCCCCATATCTACGACCCCCGCCCCGGTGATGCCCGCCTGATCGCTCGGGCCGATGTGGTCCTGACCAACGGACTGCACCTGGAGGGCACTCTCCACGATATCGTGCACAACAACCTCAAGGACGGTGCCGTGTTCCGGGAACTGGCCGAGGATGAGCGCATCGAGGTTATCGAAAGCCAGCAGTACCAGGGCGCTCCCGATCCGCACTGCTGGTTCAGCATCCCCTATGTCAAGGTTTACACCGAGAATGCCGCCGAGGCTTTGGCCGAGGCCGACCCGGCTAACGCCGATTTTTACCGGTCCAACGCTGAGCATTATATCGTCCGGCTCGACTCACTTGACCGTTACGCACGCAAGGTAATCGGACAAATTCCGCCGGAGAAGAGGATCCTGGTTACAGCCCACGACGCTTTCCACTATTTCGGGATCGAGTACGGAGTGGACGTGATGACCGTGATCGGAATCAGCACCGACAGCGAGCCCCGTCCCCAGGACGTGGAAGCGCTGGTTAACCTGGTCCGGGAGCACGGGGTACCCGCGGTGTTTATCGAAACCAGCGTCAGCGCGAGCCTGAACAACCTGGTGCGCAAGGTCAGCGAGAAAACCGGCGCGGCTGTCGGCGGCACGCTCTACAGCGACAGCCTGGGCGAACCGGGCACCGATGCAGGGACCTTCCTCGGCATGTTCCGCCACAATGTCGATACGATAGCCGGGGCACTCAGCGCGGGGAGTCTTTGAGATGGAGAACCGCAACGCACTCGAAGTCAGGAACCTGACAGCTTCCTACGGCAGCAAAATCGTTCTGCGCAATGTCACCTTCAGTATCCCCGAGGGCGTGAGCGTCAGTATTGTCGGACCCAACGGCGCCGGCAAGAGCACCCTGCTCAAGGCCGCCCTGGGGCTGATCGAGCGCGACTCCGGCGAGGTGAAAGTCCTCGGCGCCCCGTTCGACCCGGGTCTCGGAGCGCTGGCATATATCCCCCAGAAAGAGATAATCGACTGGGACTTCCCGGTTACCGTCAGCGACGTGGTTACGATGGGCCGCGGTGCCGGGCACGGCTGGTTCGGCAGGCCCGGGCGCAAGGATCGGGAAATCGTGCTCCAAGCTCTCGAAAAAACCGGGATGTCATCCTATGCGGCCCGCCATATCCGTCAGCTTTCCGGCGGCCAGCAGCAGCGCGTGTTTATCGCGCGAGCGCTGGCCCAGGGGGCGCGGGTGCTGGTGATGGATGAACCGTTAGCCGGTGTCGACGCCACCACCGAGAGCGCAATCCTCGACCTGATGGACGACCTGCGAGCCGACGGCCGCACGCTGATCATGGTCAACCATGATTTGGATATTCTCGACCGGTTCGACTGGATCGTGATGCTCAACGGCGGGCTGATCGCGGCCGGGCCGACCGGGGAAACCTACAACGAGCAGAACCGGCGGCTCACCTTCGGTCCGACTCTCAGCGAAATCGTGCGCGCCGAACAGATAATCGAAAAAGGGGTGGCCCGATGATTGACGCCCTGATGACAGTCCTGGACGGCTACGTGCTCGAACTGGTGGCCAGCATGCTTGTCGGCACCGCCTGCGGTGTGATCGGCTGCTTCGTGGTGCTGCGCGGCATGGCCCTGGTGGGCGACGCCCTCAGCCATGCGGTGCTGCCCGGTGTTGTGCTGGCCTTCATGCTGGCCGGCACGGGTCCGCTGGCGATGTTCAGCGGGGCGATGATCGCCGGGATCGTGACCAGTGTCCTGATCAACACCATTCAGAACAACAGCCGGATCAAGGGCGATTCCGCAATCGGGCTGGTCTTTACCGTATTTTTCGCCATCGGCGTAATCCTGATCAGCGCCCTGCCCCGCGGTACTCATTTCGACCTCAAGTGCTTCCTGTTCGGCAACCCGCTGGCTGTCGGCCAGTCCGATTTGTGGATGATGGTGATCGTGGCGGTGGTTGTCTGCGCTGTCGTGCTCCTGCTGTTTCATCCCCTGCGCACGGCCAGTTTCGATCCCGTGATGGCCGCCTCGATCGGGATCAACCCCAAGGTGGCGCATTACGTGGTGATGATCCTGCTGGCGGCGACCGTTGTGGCGAGCCTTCAGGCCGTGGGCATCATCCTGGTGGTGGCGATGATAATCGCCCCCGGAGCGACCGCCTACCAGTGGACCGACCGGCTGGGCGTGATGCTGCTGCTGGCCGCGCTGATCGGTACGTTCAGCACCGGGCTGGGGTTCGTGGTCAGTTTCTGGCAGAACTGGCCCAGCGGCCCGGCGATGACCGTGGTGGCCGGCGGGCTGTTCATCCTCTCGATGCTGTTCTCGCCCAGCTACGGGATTGTGGCCGCAGGGCTTACCAAGCGGCGTAACGTCCAGCATATCGCCCGCGAGGACTTCCTGAAGGCCCTGGCCCGCATACCCGACCATATCGCCACCGTCGAGCAGCTTGTCGAGTCCACCGGCATTGTCAGGAACCGGATTGTCTCGCTGGGGCGCAAGCTGGCGGGTGGCGGGCTGGTGGAAAATCTCGGCGGCGGGAAATATCACCTCAGCGAAGCCGGGAACGAGTACGCCAACGGCCTGCTGCGCTCCCACCGGCTCTGGGAGTCCCTGCTGCACGAGACCGGTATCGACCCGGCCCAGTTACATCCGCTGGCCGAGCGGCTGGAACACGCCCACGAGCTGGCCGACCTGCTGGACAACAAACTGGGCACACCGGAAACAGATCCACACGGCCGCAGGATTCCGAGACCGGAGGACCGGCACCAGGACGGCTGACCCGGCGCTCACACAAGAGTTTGCAGAAGGCGGGACAGCCAGCACGCCCCGCGAATCAGAGCACACCCAACTGTGTCAGCGCATTGAATACCAGGTAGGAGCCGATCAG harbors:
- a CDS encoding metal ABC transporter ATP-binding protein, which encodes MENRNALEVRNLTASYGSKIVLRNVTFSIPEGVSVSIVGPNGAGKSTLLKAALGLIERDSGEVKVLGAPFDPGLGALAYIPQKEIIDWDFPVTVSDVVTMGRGAGHGWFGRPGRKDREIVLQALEKTGMSSYAARHIRQLSGGQQQRVFIARALAQGARVLVMDEPLAGVDATTESAILDLMDDLRADGRTLIMVNHDLDILDRFDWIVMLNGGLIAAGPTGETYNEQNRRLTFGPTLSEIVRAEQIIEKGVAR
- a CDS encoding manganese transporter — its product is MLVFRYSSFLLSLFFCACTGSGNESVPAAQKSRPLVAATTTIVADIAANVAGGRMDVISIMKAGEDPHIYDPRPGDARLIARADVVLTNGLHLEGTLHDIVHNNLKDGAVFRELAEDERIEVIESQQYQGAPDPHCWFSIPYVKVYTENAAEALAEADPANADFYRSNAEHYIVRLDSLDRYARKVIGQIPPEKRILVTAHDAFHYFGIEYGVDVMTVIGISTDSEPRPQDVEALVNLVREHGVPAVFIETSVSASLNNLVRKVSEKTGAAVGGTLYSDSLGEPGTDAGTFLGMFRHNVDTIAGALSAGSL